The following proteins are encoded in a genomic region of Anabas testudineus chromosome 13, fAnaTes1.2, whole genome shotgun sequence:
- the LOC113171787 gene encoding extracellular calcium-sensing receptor-like produces MTDSWMRTGEPSVIWRRTELMLWTLLWCGIFPYNCQQDQNQQCRILQGSMPLSVLEKKGNITLGGLFSLHDMVVEPSLTFTSKPPPTQCTRFNFRTFRWMQTMIFAIEEINREGKLLPNITLGYKIYDSCSTPHQALKASMELMGNEKGAGDNGETKSLNTCRGTVPAVIGDGGSTQSLVVARFLGIFHVPQVSYFSSCACLSDKKEFPAFLRTMPSDFFQVQALVQLVKHFGWTWVGVIAGDDAYGRGGANIFAEEVVKLGACVALHEVIPKNRAQTAISSVLSKIRSSGARVILVFAVEQDAAALFDEALRNGLTGIQWLASEAWSTAAVLSTPQKYHGILQGSMGFAIRRAYIPGLKDFLLRLHPSSPDALQDPFLILFWEKVFQCSLHLQTEGQESNAGGYPPCSGAEDLGNVTNIYSDVSQLRISYNVYKAVYAIAHALKAMRSCVTGQGPFSLQACPDVDTLQTWQLLHYIKQVDYLNSFGDEIKFDKNGDPAAMYDLVNWQLTNGKMEYVTIGKFDETATGKQKLQIQEQNIVWNGNQTKVPMSVCSSICSPGTRKAIRPNVPICCHDCVVCAAGEISNQTDAIECVHCPPEFWSNAERTVCIPKQVEFLSFNDTMGITLMTISLIGSICTCIVVFIFSRHRTTPIVRANNSELSFLLLLSLTLCFLCSLTFIGRPSEWSCMLRHTAFGITFVLCISCVLGKTVVVLMAFKATLPGRNVMKWFKPAHQKTIITFCTLVQVIICTVWLVVAPPTPHQLMPHESAIIILLCDEGSPIAFGLVLGYIGLLACLCLLLAFLARKLPDNFNEAKLITFSMLIFCAVWAAFVPAYLTSPGKYSIVTEVFAILASSYGLLGCIFAPKCYIILLKPEKNTRKHLMSKAATGNF; encoded by the exons ATGACTGATTCTTGGATGAGAACAGGAGAACCCAGTGTTATTTGGAGAAGAACTGAGCTTATGCTTTGGACTCTGTTGTGGTGTGGAATTTTTCCTTACAACTGCCAGcaagaccaaaaccaacaatgtaGAATACTCCAAGGGTCCATGCCTTTGTCTGTACTGGAGAAAAAGGGGAACATCACCTTGGGGGGACTCTTCTCCCTTCATGACATGGTTGTGGAGCCCAGCTTGACCTTTACATCTAAGCCTCCTCCCACACAGTGCACAAG GTTTAACTTTCGGACTTTTCGTTGGATGCAGACTATGATCTTTGCCATTGAGGAGATTAACAGAGAAGGCAAACTCCTTCCCAATATCACACTGGGCTATAAGATCTATGATTCATGCAGTACACCTCATCAGGCTCTGAAGGCTTCCATGGAGTTGATGGGAAATGAGAAGGGTGCAGGGGATAACGGAGAGACAAAGAGCCTAAACACCTGTCGTGGGACTGTACCTGCAGTGATAGGAGACGGGGGATCTACTCAGTCACTCGTAGTTGCCCGTTTCCTGGGAATCTTCCATGTGCCACAG GTTAGTTACTTCTCCAGCTGTGCCTGTCTGAGTGACAAAAAGGAATTCCCTGCCTTTTTAAGGACCATGCCTAGTGACTTCTTCCAG GTACAAGCACTGGTGCAACTCGTCAAGCATTTTGGTTGGACTTGGGTGGGTGTGATAGCAGGGGATGACGCCTATGGTCGTGGTGGGGCAAACATCTTTGCTGAAGAG GTTGTAAAGTTAGGTGCGTGTGTTGCCCTCCATGAGGTCATCCCTAAGAACCGAGCACAGACTGCCATTTCATCTGTCCTATCCAAGATCCGTTCCTCTGGGGCTCGGGTGATTTTAGTGTTTGCTGTGGAACAGGATGCAGCAGCGCTGTTTGATGAAGCACTCAG AAATGGGCTCACTGGGATACAGTGGCTGGCCAGTGAAGCTTGGAGCACAGCTGCTGTACTCTCGACCCCCCAGAAGTACCACGGCATCCTTCAGGGCTCTATGGGATTTGCCATCCGGCGAGCATACATCCCTGGATTGAAAGACTTTCTGCTTCGCTTGCATCCGTCGAGCCCAGATGCCCTTCAAGATCCTTTCCTAATTCTTTTCTGGGAGAAGGTGTTTCAGTGTAGCCTGCACTTGCAGACTGAAGGTCAGGAAAGTAATGCTGGGGGTTATCCTCCATGCTCTGGAGCAGAAGATCTGGGTAATGTGACAAATATCTATTCAGATGTGTCACAGCTAAGGATTTCCTACAATGTATATAAGGCTGTGTATGCCATTGCCCATGCGCTTAAGGCAATGAGAAGCTGTGTCACAGGACAAGGGCCATTTTCTTTGCAGGCTTGTCCTGATGTAGACACACTACAGACATGGCAG CTACTTCATTACATTAAACAAGTGGACTACTTGAACTCATTCGGTGATGAAATCAAGTTTGATAAGAACGGTGACCCGGCAGCTATGTATGACCTGGTCAACTGGCAGTTGACGAATGGAAAAATGGAATATGTCACTATAGGCAAATTTGATGAGACGGCAACAGGAAAGCAAAAACTTCAGATCCAGGAACAGAATATTGTATGGAACGGAAACCAAACCAAA GTTCCCATGTCAGTATGCAGCAGCATTTGTTCCCCAGGGACCCGGAAGGCAATCAGACCTAATGTCCCTATCTGCTGCCATGATTGTGTGGTTTGTGCAGCTGGGGAGATTAGCAATCAGACTG ATGCCATAGAGTGTGTGCACTGCCCGCCAGAGTTCTGGTCCAACGCTGAGAGAACAGTGTGTATCCCCAAACAGGTGGAGTTCCTCTCCTTTAATGACACCATGGGCATCACTCTGATGACTATTTCCCTCATTGGCTCCATCTGCACCTGCATCGTGGTTTTCATATTCTCCAGGCACAGAACCACTCCtattgtcagggccaacaactctgagctgagcttcctgcttctcctctccctgactctgtgcttcctgtgttctctgaccttTATCGGCCGACCCTCTGAGTGGTCCTGCATGCTGCGTCACACAGCATTCggcatcacctttgtcctctgtatctcttgtgttctggggAAAACTGTAGTTGTGTTAATGGCCTTTAAGGCTACACTTCCAGGCcgtaatgtgatgaaatggttcAAACCTGCACATCAGAAAACAATCATTACCTTCTGTACCCTTGTTCAG gtAATCATCTGTACAGTTTGGCTGGTTGTCGCTCCCCCCACTCCACATCAACTGATGCCACATGAGAGCGCTATTATCATTCTTTTGTGTGACGAAGGTTCACCCATAGCATTCGGTCTGGTCCTGGGTTACATTGGCCTGTTGGCgtgtctctgtcttcttttgGCATTCCTTGCAAGGAAACTGCCAGATAACTTCAACGAGGCCAAACTCATCACGTTCAGCATGCTCATCTTTTGTGCAGTGTGGGCAGCCTTTGTTCCCGCATACCTCACCTCTCCAGGGAAGTACTCTATAGTCACAGAGGTGTTTGCTATTTTGGCCTCCAGTTATGGACTGCTGGGCTGCATCTTTGCACCAAAGTGCTACATAATCCTACTAAAACCTGAGAAAAACACTAGGAAACACCTGATGTCTAAAGCCGCAACTGGCAACTTTTAG